One genomic window of Arachis stenosperma cultivar V10309 chromosome 10, arast.V10309.gnm1.PFL2, whole genome shotgun sequence includes the following:
- the LOC130957058 gene encoding uncharacterized protein LOC130957058, with product MLRAEDAIKEMFRQSKTAYQPYTDIINSRWDKHLKKDLHAAAYFLNPKFFFNENYKEAPDVMRGLLDLVTLYCKCNNLDSVQAIKKIHLYRDRKESFDRQEVIPAASELKPDEWWRLFGGSAPCLQKIAVRILSQASASFGKEKEKRNQKTQYDPIDYESISQVAFWVTEEVVEKEPDLPSNVDDLLREIDADLYQSGGGSSGLYAASLDSSADQGGNEGEDHPTEANLQQVLADFDD from the exons ATGCTAAGGGCAGAAGATGCAATTAAGGAGATGTTTAGGCAATCCAAGACTGCATATCAGCCGTACACAGATATTATCAACTCAAGATGGGACAAGCATTTGAAGAAAGATCTTCATGCGGCAGCTTACTTCCTGAATCCTAAAttcttttttaatgaaaattataAAGAAGCACCTGATGTTATGCGAGGTTTGCTTGATCTTGTTACCTTGTATTGCAAGTGTAACAATTTGGATTCAGTTCAGGCAATAAAGAAAATACATTTATATAGAGATCGGAAGGAAAGTTTTGATAGACAAGAAGTTATTCCAGCTGCATCTGAACTTAAGCCTG ATGAATGGTGGAGGTTATTCGGAGGCTCTGCTCCATGTCTACAAAAGATAGCTGTTCGCATTCTTAGCCAAGCATCTGCTTCTTTTGG gaaggaaaaagaaaaaagaaatcaaaagacACAATATGATCCAATTGATTATGAAAGTATCAGTCAAGTTGCCTTTTGGGTGACTGAAGAGGTTGTAGAGAAAGAGCCTGATCTTCCTAGTAATGTGGATGACTTATTGC gtGAAATTGATGCTGATTTATATCAAAGTGGCGGTGGTAGTAGTGGTCTTTATGCTGCATCTCTTGATTCTTCTGCTGATCAGGGTGGGAATGAAGGTGAAGATCATCCCACCGAAGCAAATTTGCAACAAGTTCTTGcggattttgatgattga